GTGCTATGAGCGAAGCGATAATCGTCAGTGCCAAACCCTCAGAATATACATTCGGCATACGGTTTAAACCTTCAATATTGGCACAGTTTTTAGATATAAATGTAAGTAATCTGACAGACAAGAAATTACTCTTAAAAGATATATCAACAGAGCTTTTTAAACTGCTAAGTTTTCAAGAAAAAGATGAAAACAAAAAAGTAAAACGTCTTAATATTATTTTTGAAAATATATTTAAAAATATAAATTTTAACTCAACCGTTGTTAAGGCTGTTAAATATGTAAATTTAAATAAAGGCAATATTCAAATAAAAGATTTAGAAAAAGAGTTAAAACTAAGTAGCCGACAAATTGAACGACTTTTTCAAAACTATATAGGATACTCTCCAAAAAAATTTTGTAATATTATAAGGTTTTTCAGCCTATTTAAGGAGCTTATAAAAAGCTATAAAAATAATTTGTCCCACAAAGCTTATGATTATGGTTATTGCGATCAAGCACATCTAAACAAAGAGTTTAAAAAGTTTTCAAATTTCACGCCTACAGATGAGATAATGTCGGTTTTTTACAATACATAAATTCAGATTTTTTATAAAATTTTCCAAATATACAAGGAGAAAAAATGAAATCATTAGTACCCAATCTTGCAGTTAAAAATATTAAAGATACAGTATCTTATTATGAAAAAAATTTCAACTTTAAACTTCAGATGGCAGTCGATATTTCAAAAGATGGTTTTGATAATGAAATAAAAGACTCAAAAGAGTATATATGGGCTATGGTAACTAACGGCGGTGTATCATTAATGTTCCAAAGCGAAGATAGTATTAAAGATGATATAGGTTCTTTTTATCCGAACATCGGAGCATCTTTGAGTTTATATATCGATGTTGAAAATTTAGAAGAGTTATATAGTAAATTAAAAGATGAAGTTGAAATATATAAATCTATAAATACAACCTGGTATGGGCAAAAAGAGTTTTACGTCAAAGATATAAACGGGTATATATTAGCTTTTTCTTCAAAGTCTTAATATAAAACACACCTATATCAAAGACATTTTTATACACTGTAAATGTTTATTGCTTTTTGCACACAACTTTGCAATGTAGTATTGTTTGAGACTATAGGTATAATATTTTGCGGAAAAGATTTTTTTGTGGTATTTCCTATACTGATAGCTTTGAACGTATCTTTCCATTGAACATTTTTAAAAAAACATTTTACCGTCGATGGAGACGAAAATATAATAATAGAATCATCCGGAAGGTCTATTTTTTTCTTATATTCCACACATTTTGTCTCATACACCGGTAAATGATCGCAATTAATATTATATTTTTTTAAAATTTCTTTTATATTTGAAACAATATCTTTAGCACCTATATAAGCTATCTTTTTTTTACCGGAGAGCTGTTCAACCAATTCCAATGCAAATTCGTCTCCATGTTTTTCTTTACCTACAAATGTCAACTTACCGCCTAATTTTTTAACCTCTTTTGCAGTTTGTGTAGATATTGCATAGGTTGAAATATTTTTCCATTTATTTGTCATGGAATTTAGATGTTTCACACCGTTTTTTGAAGTAAAGATAATTGCATCGTATATATCCAAGGATAGTTTACTTTTAAGAGTAGTAGTTTTTATAAGAGGGATATTTTTAGCATATTTAACAGACTGGTCATTTAAAATAAAAATATTTTTATCGGAGTTTCTTACTCTATATTTTAAATTTTCTACTTGTTGACCTATACGCCTCAATATACCGGTTTTTTTTGAAATAACTACATCTGAATTTTCATCTATAAAAAACTCTATACCGTTTTTAGAGAGTTCATGTGTTAGCTTTATAAAGTCATTATAAACCGTATCTTTATCATATTGGGTATCTTTAATAAACTTATTTTGATATATGTCGTATTCATAATAAAGCAACTTTAAATCGTCAAAAAGGTTAGTCAAGTCTTTCATGTTTACTCTCCGATGCATTATATTGCTTTCATATTATATGTAATTTTAAGTAAATTAAAAAATTTCACTAAATATCTTCCTAAGATACTATCTTTTTACACTGATAACTTCAACATCATCACAATCTATATCTTTTTTTAGTAAGTAACCTTTTGGAATTTTATTTACTATTATCAACATATCGAGTTCTTGAAAAAATTTAATATGCCTCGATACGGTTGCATAACCTATATTAGATGAATTTTCATTCAGTTTATTGACCAAATACTCTATACTGACAGGATAGGACTGTTCATGTAAAATCTTTAAAACTTTCTCCCTCTGGTCGGAATATCTAAGTTTATTTTGTTTGAGATGATTATATATAACATTTCTAAAGACAGATAATTTTTCTCTATTTTTAGTATTTATATATAGCATCTTAGTCTC
The genomic region above belongs to Sulfurimonas lithotrophica and contains:
- a CDS encoding transcriptional repressor, which gives rise to MLYINTKNREKLSVFRNVIYNHLKQNKLRYSDQREKVLKILHEQSYPVSIEYLVNKLNENSSNIGYATVSRHIKFFQELDMLIIVNKIPKGYLLKKDIDCDDVEVISVKR
- a CDS encoding uroporphyrinogen-III synthase; translation: MKDLTNLFDDLKLLYYEYDIYQNKFIKDTQYDKDTVYNDFIKLTHELSKNGIEFFIDENSDVVISKKTGILRRIGQQVENLKYRVRNSDKNIFILNDQSVKYAKNIPLIKTTTLKSKLSLDIYDAIIFTSKNGVKHLNSMTNKWKNISTYAISTQTAKEVKKLGGKLTFVGKEKHGDEFALELVEQLSGKKKIAYIGAKDIVSNIKEILKKYNINCDHLPVYETKCVEYKKKIDLPDDSIIIFSSPSTVKCFFKNVQWKDTFKAISIGNTTKKSFPQNIIPIVSNNTTLQSCVQKAINIYSV
- a CDS encoding VOC family protein; translation: MKSLVPNLAVKNIKDTVSYYEKNFNFKLQMAVDISKDGFDNEIKDSKEYIWAMVTNGGVSLMFQSEDSIKDDIGSFYPNIGASLSLYIDVENLEELYSKLKDEVEIYKSINTTWYGQKEFYVKDINGYILAFSSKS
- a CDS encoding helix-turn-helix domain-containing protein, which codes for MKILDINKYAPSANLKDYIDAYWSIKNISNDDVNIPVVPDGCMDIIYQDNQLFFIGAMSEAIIVSAKPSEYTFGIRFKPSILAQFLDINVSNLTDKKLLLKDISTELFKLLSFQEKDENKKVKRLNIIFENIFKNINFNSTVVKAVKYVNLNKGNIQIKDLEKELKLSSRQIERLFQNYIGYSPKKFCNIIRFFSLFKELIKSYKNNLSHKAYDYGYCDQAHLNKEFKKFSNFTPTDEIMSVFYNT